A section of the Roseivirga sp. BDSF3-8 genome encodes:
- a CDS encoding carbamoyltransferase, whose product MKSVYVLGTAVSHQGSACLLKDGKILVAIEKERITRRKKDGGNDQTAIQYCLDAAGITIDDVDLIVQNDNYSDFKFGNDYFEGPRPLFANVPDSKIKTISHHLAHAYSTIGTCPYEEFNMLIYDGCGNAYEDCIDVDGARIADKALIEKMPHLFLEKDSYYSYGKEGLTSLVKDFSEWGYLHRYPIYPVTTKHSIGGLYAGVSIYCFGNMSDSGKLMGLAPFGREGKFQEEVFECRDGRVFVKYDWMNNYRNPARGYDEFKQNFQYYADIAYGIQKEVERAILYMVNERLKVSHTKNLCLAGGTALNAVANDRIFKETDVENLYIEPASGDNGLAIGCAYYGYLEVMKMDRIIHDQSTFFGKTYSNKQVEQAYRTHATQKTPVQAKKIVDTFFTKAEELYVDGTNSSLNFCIQFDIEDLGIYQVQLAEGKLRCYNTLVANPTCMIKTSMNTFLQGIYQPGKRFGKDEVSVSNMADFELFFKIVDLQGVVSYILNSQDASDDTSNLHAIKSADAITRAAELLAEGKTMGWFQGGSEFGPRALGHRSILADPRNPEMQKFINAKVKFREDFRPFAPSVLREDVDVYFQENRESPYMILVDQIKPEWKEKLSSIVHVNNSCRIQTVTPDWNPEYYKLLQEFKKITGVSVLLNTSFNRRGMPIVETPGDAIKFFNECALDVLVMNDYIFSKEPISKKEAVSS is encoded by the coding sequence ATGAAATCAGTTTATGTACTGGGCACCGCTGTATCACATCAGGGTTCTGCTTGTCTATTGAAGGACGGGAAAATTTTGGTGGCGATTGAAAAAGAAAGGATAACGCGACGCAAAAAAGACGGAGGAAATGACCAAACGGCCATTCAATACTGTCTTGATGCTGCCGGCATCACAATAGACGATGTCGATCTGATCGTACAAAACGATAACTACTCAGACTTCAAGTTCGGCAATGACTATTTCGAGGGCCCCAGGCCACTGTTTGCCAATGTCCCCGACTCGAAGATCAAAACCATATCTCATCACCTCGCCCATGCCTACAGCACTATTGGCACCTGCCCTTACGAGGAATTTAACATGCTCATTTACGATGGATGCGGAAATGCCTACGAAGACTGTATAGATGTAGACGGCGCCCGGATCGCAGACAAAGCGCTGATAGAGAAAATGCCCCACCTTTTCCTGGAGAAGGATAGCTACTACTCATACGGCAAAGAAGGCCTTACTTCTTTGGTAAAAGATTTTTCAGAGTGGGGCTATCTTCACCGGTACCCGATATACCCTGTTACTACCAAACATTCCATAGGGGGCTTATACGCCGGAGTAAGTATCTATTGCTTTGGCAATATGTCGGATTCCGGTAAGCTCATGGGACTCGCTCCCTTTGGCCGTGAAGGAAAGTTTCAGGAAGAGGTGTTTGAGTGCAGAGACGGCAGAGTCTTCGTCAAATACGATTGGATGAACAACTATCGTAACCCAGCCAGAGGGTATGACGAGTTTAAGCAAAACTTCCAATACTACGCGGATATCGCCTATGGCATTCAGAAGGAGGTAGAAAGAGCCATTTTGTATATGGTAAATGAAAGACTCAAAGTCTCTCATACTAAAAACCTGTGTCTGGCCGGTGGTACGGCTCTAAATGCCGTGGCCAATGACCGCATATTTAAAGAAACGGACGTAGAAAACCTGTACATAGAGCCTGCCTCAGGTGATAACGGCCTTGCCATCGGATGTGCCTACTATGGCTACCTGGAGGTTATGAAGATGGATCGTATTATACACGATCAGTCAACATTCTTCGGTAAGACTTACTCTAACAAACAGGTAGAGCAGGCTTACAGAACCCACGCCACCCAAAAGACGCCGGTTCAGGCTAAAAAAATCGTGGATACCTTCTTCACCAAGGCAGAAGAACTGTATGTGGATGGGACCAACAGCAGTCTCAACTTCTGTATACAATTCGATATAGAGGATCTGGGCATATATCAGGTACAACTAGCCGAAGGTAAACTAAGGTGTTATAACACCCTGGTGGCAAATCCTACCTGTATGATTAAGACTTCCATGAATACCTTCCTGCAGGGAATTTACCAGCCTGGCAAGCGCTTTGGCAAGGATGAGGTTTCGGTATCTAACATGGCCGATTTCGAGCTATTCTTCAAGATAGTAGACCTGCAGGGAGTGGTTAGTTATATTCTTAATTCACAAGATGCAAGTGATGATACCAGCAACCTGCATGCCATTAAATCTGCGGATGCCATTACCCGTGCTGCTGAGCTTCTGGCAGAAGGTAAAACTATGGGATGGTTCCAGGGAGGGTCAGAATTTGGCCCCCGTGCACTCGGGCACCGCAGCATACTGGCCGATCCCAGAAACCCTGAAATGCAGAAATTCATCAATGCGAAGGTGAAATTCCGTGAAGACTTCAGGCCTTTTGCGCCTTCCGTACTGCGTGAAGATGTAGACGTTTACTTCCAGGAGAACCGCGAAAGCCCCTATATGATACTGGTAGACCAGATCAAGCCGGAATGGAAAGAAAAGCTAAGCAGTATTGTACACGTAAACAATAGCTGCCGGATACAAACCGTAACCCCTGACTGGAACCCTGAATATTATAAGCTACTACAAGAGTTTAAGAAAATCACAGGTGTATCAGTCTTACTAAATACCTCCTTTAACAGAAGGGGCATGCCGATAGTGGAAACACCAGGTGATGCCATCAAATTCTTCAATGAGTGTGCTCTGGATGTATTAGTTATGAACGATTATATTTTCAGTAAGGAACCCATATCGAAAAAAGAGGCGGTTTCTTCATAA
- a CDS encoding M12 family metallopeptidase encodes MRKLNLFVILFTLIGFSCQQDQESLTPTPEEPGKATKPEQAFAGVKGEIEQIETGDGSTLMLKNVDGTYILGGDMILTQEQVDRLRTRQADGARTGLADLAARWPDCEVFYTINSSLPNQSRVTDAIAHWEAEHPWLKFTQRTTEADYIEFIPVATDGGCFSQVGMIGGRQTIGLESACSTGNTIHEIGHALGLFHEQMRADRGNWVTVNWANIRPGFEINFQTYDALNMNGFEIGSFDFNSIMLYGSYDFSVNGLPTLTRLDGSVFSAQRTALSAGDLEVTELMYDCEPMSATISGPAKGDNSGTYTWSASVRKGTAPFTYLWKYSYDGISYNTTWSTSASNTTNLPLDRDLYLKLTVTDANGEVATTYHMTLNMDAGGGIKP; translated from the coding sequence ATGAGAAAACTGAACTTATTTGTTATTCTTTTTACACTTATTGGCTTTTCCTGCCAACAGGATCAGGAGAGCCTTACCCCAACCCCGGAGGAACCTGGAAAGGCCACTAAACCTGAGCAGGCTTTCGCTGGTGTGAAAGGTGAGATAGAGCAGATTGAAACAGGAGACGGCTCTACCCTCATGCTGAAAAACGTGGATGGTACATATATACTCGGCGGTGATATGATCCTTACCCAGGAGCAGGTGGACAGGCTCCGTACCAGGCAGGCTGACGGTGCACGTACCGGCCTGGCAGACCTGGCCGCCAGATGGCCCGACTGTGAAGTGTTCTATACCATAAATTCCAGCCTGCCAAACCAGAGCCGTGTAACCGATGCTATTGCGCACTGGGAAGCCGAGCATCCCTGGCTCAAGTTCACGCAGCGTACTACTGAGGCCGACTACATCGAGTTTATTCCTGTAGCTACCGATGGTGGGTGCTTTTCACAGGTAGGTATGATCGGTGGTCGCCAGACCATAGGTCTTGAAAGTGCCTGTAGTACGGGTAATACGATTCATGAAATAGGGCACGCCTTAGGCCTTTTCCATGAGCAGATGCGTGCTGACCGCGGTAACTGGGTGACGGTAAACTGGGCGAATATAAGACCTGGTTTTGAAATTAACTTTCAGACGTATGACGCCCTCAACATGAATGGATTTGAGATAGGTAGTTTTGATTTTAACTCCATCATGCTCTACGGCTCATATGACTTTTCAGTTAATGGACTGCCTACCCTGACTCGCCTGGATGGATCCGTATTTTCCGCACAGAGAACAGCCCTCTCTGCCGGTGACCTGGAAGTAACAGAGCTCATGTATGACTGTGAGCCTATGAGTGCGACCATATCCGGACCTGCTAAGGGTGATAACTCGGGTACTTATACATGGTCAGCCTCCGTGCGTAAAGGCACAGCTCCATTTACCTACCTTTGGAAGTATAGCTATGACGGCATTTCGTATAATACGACATGGTCTACTTCAGCTTCCAATACCACAAACCTGCCGCTAGACAGGGACTTATACCTAAAGCTTACCGTTACCGATGCAAACGGTGAGGTAGCTACCACCTATCACATGACGCTTAACATGGATGCCGGTGGAGGTATCAAGCCATAA
- a CDS encoding hemolysin III family protein, whose protein sequence is MNNKTDKKTPSTSLAEEIANSVTHGIGAGLSIAGLVVLVVLAVINGDAWHVVSVSIYGTSLVLLYLASTLYHSVLKPKAKRQLKILDHAAIYLLIAGTYTPFMLVNLRGPWGWSLLGTVWGLAIAGIVFKIFFIGRFERLSLAIYLLMGWLCVIAARPMITEIPTGGLIWLALGGVFYSLGVIFYRWEMLRFNHAIWHLFVLAGSICHYFAILLFVLPQM, encoded by the coding sequence ATGAATAATAAGACAGATAAAAAAACGCCGTCTACCTCTCTTGCCGAAGAAATAGCTAACAGCGTGACTCATGGCATAGGAGCAGGCCTGAGTATTGCCGGCCTGGTTGTACTGGTGGTGCTGGCTGTTATCAACGGTGATGCCTGGCACGTAGTCAGCGTGAGTATATATGGCACTTCCCTGGTGTTACTCTATCTTGCATCCACCTTATATCACAGTGTATTAAAACCAAAAGCAAAACGCCAGCTTAAAATCCTCGATCATGCAGCCATCTACCTGCTCATAGCGGGTACCTATACCCCCTTCATGCTGGTAAACCTGCGCGGACCATGGGGCTGGTCACTACTAGGTACCGTCTGGGGTCTGGCCATTGCAGGTATCGTTTTTAAGATATTCTTCATTGGCCGTTTTGAGCGGCTTTCTCTGGCTATCTATCTGCTTATGGGGTGGCTCTGTGTAATAGCCGCCCGCCCCATGATTACGGAAATCCCCACCGGGGGGCTTATCTGGCTTGCGCTGGGAGGTGTTTTCTATTCACTGGGCGTGATCTTTTATCGCTGGGAAATGCTCCGGTTCAATCACGCCATCTGGCACCTGTTCGTTCTGGCAGGTAGTATCTGCCATTATTTTGCCATCCTGCTCTTTGTGCTGCCCCAGATGTAA